One window from the genome of Diabrotica virgifera virgifera chromosome 6, PGI_DIABVI_V3a encodes:
- the LOC126886153 gene encoding uncharacterized protein LOC126886153, which yields MQMYKERLPGDSLPPEPVINRRGTWIKAVIFYAEHFEAIKELIFDLYDDSQCVVQSKELLKSASVAKDLVFIKSDTNHIRTSDWDEIKNLIKNLTSELRKDLKEIKTDLQEYKETLKIFREENVELKKEINELKIKVENLEKLEEKVENFEKYKKKNNIIISGFKIRDNEEEAQEEIEKLVKNKLQVVTKAKKLTKINETMCVLKLNNREKADVMKNKHKLRHVKGQKIFIRHDLIEQENKIQKSLQEIAKDKRNQNKKVVIGYQKLIINGEKFIWNKKKNTIESTKTLNDNSKN from the exons ATGCAGATGTATAAGGAAAGATTACCAGGAGATAGTTTACCTCCAGAACCTGTTATTAACCGGCGAGGAACGTGGATTAAGGCCGTAATATTCTACGCAGAACATTTCGAAGCCATTAAAGAActaatttttgatttatatgATGATTCGCAATGTGTTGTGCAAAGTAAAGAGTTGTTAAAAAGTGCAAGTGTCGCTAAAgatcttgtttttattaag agtgataCAAACCACATAAGGACGAGCGACTGGGAcgaaatcaaaaatttaataaaaaatttgacGTCGGAATTGCGCAAAGATTTGAAAGAAATTAAAACTGATTTACAAGAATATAAAGAAACACTGAAAATTTTCAGAGAAGAAAATGTAGAATTAAAGAAAGAAATTAACGaactgaaaataaaagttgaaaatttggaaaaattggaagaaaAAGTCGAAAACTTCGAAAAATACaagaagaaaaataatataattataagtGGATTTAAAATACGCGACAATGAAGAAGAAGcgcaagaagaaatagaaaaattggtcaaaaacaaGTTACAAGTTGTTACAAAAGcgaaaaaattgacaaaaataaacgAAACAATGTGCGTACTAAAACTGAACAATCGAGAAAAAGCAGACgtaatgaaaaataaacacaaactAAGACATGTCAAAGGCCAAAAAATATTTATACGCCATGATTTAATAGAACAAGAGAACAAAATCCAGAAAAGCCTACAAGAAATAGCAAAAGATAAAAGAAACCAGAACAAAAAGGTAGTAATTGGGTACCAGAAATTAATTATAAATGGCGAAAAATTTATAtggaataaaaagaaaaatacgaTTGAAAGTACGAAGACTCTTAATGATAATTCAAAAAACTAG